The Papaver somniferum cultivar HN1 unplaced genomic scaffold, ASM357369v1 unplaced-scaffold_107, whole genome shotgun sequence genome includes a region encoding these proteins:
- the LOC113328045 gene encoding uncharacterized protein LOC113328045 has translation MPKILIDGGSSVEILFYETFKQMDLKDEFLIPSTYNIFGFNGSSTRPRGEITLEIRVGRILTLTTFCVVDVLSPYTAIIGRSSIHGIKGVASTYHQRIRFPTPDGVAEIIGDSGEAKYCYKMDVQNGVNKMNSPKAQARRARSINSPIETHDHIAISDVPAHSPGTPASCNTAASEPVARLL, from the coding sequence ATGCCCAAAATTCTAATTGATGGTGGCAGCTCTGTGGAGATATTGTTTTACGAAACATTCAAACAAATGGACCTTAAAGACGAGTTCCTCATACCATCTACATACAACATATTTGGCTTTAACGGGTCATCTACTCGCCCAAGAGGGGAGATAACACTGGAGATCCGAGTGGGAAGAATCCTTACCCTAACCACATTCTGCGTGGTAGACGTGCTGTCACCCTACACAGCCATTATCGGACGATCTTCGATACAtggaatcaaaggagtggcctcCACTTATCATCAAAGGATAAGATTCCCAACACCTGACGGAGTGGCAGAAATCATTGGAGACTCTGGCGAGGCAAAGTACTGCTACAAGATGGATGTGCAAAACGGCGTGAACAAAATGAATTCCCCAAAGGCACAAGCAAGGAGAGCTAGAAGCATCAATAGCCCAATCGAGACCCATGACCACATAGCAATAAGCGATGTACCAGCACACTCGCCTGGCACCCCAGCCTCGTGCAACACCGCAGCTTCGGAGCCGGTTGCACGACTCTTATAG